From a region of the Candidatus Thorarchaeota archaeon genome:
- the pstB gene encoding phosphate ABC transporter ATP-binding protein produces MRKIEVRNLSTWFGKKQVLKDITCYFKDRTVTAIMGPSGCGKSTFLRSINRLNDLIPNFRMTGQILIEGEDIYSPQANVYGLRTKVGMVFQRPNPFPMSIRDNITYGPRIHGVDNEDELEKIVERCLKKAALWDEVKDQLDQPGPNLSGGQQQRLCIARALSINPPVLLMDEPVSALDPISASKIEDLIMELKQDYSIVMVTHNVQQALRLSDQAAFLYLGELVEFAETSRLAEAPEDPRTEAFLTGRIG; encoded by the coding sequence GTGCGCAAGATAGAAGTACGCAACCTCTCAACGTGGTTTGGGAAGAAACAGGTACTCAAGGACATCACATGTTACTTCAAGGACAGGACCGTGACAGCCATCATGGGGCCGAGTGGCTGCGGTAAGTCCACGTTTCTGAGGTCAATCAACCGTCTGAACGACCTCATTCCAAACTTTAGGATGACGGGCCAGATCCTCATCGAAGGAGAGGACATCTATAGCCCTCAAGCCAACGTCTACGGTCTGCGTACCAAGGTTGGCATGGTGTTTCAGCGTCCCAATCCGTTCCCCATGAGCATTCGAGACAATATCACATATGGTCCCAGAATCCATGGCGTTGACAACGAGGACGAACTGGAGAAGATAGTCGAGCGCTGTCTCAAGAAGGCGGCGCTCTGGGATGAGGTCAAGGACCAGCTTGACCAACCCGGACCAAATCTGTCAGGGGGCCAGCAGCAAAGACTGTGTATCGCCAGGGCACTGTCCATCAATCCTCCGGTTCTTCTGATGGACGAGCCCGTATCCGCACTCGACCCGATAAGCGCCTCAAAGATCGAGGACCTCATCATGGAGCTCAAACAGGACTACTCCATAGTGATGGTGACACACAATGTTCAGCAGGCACTCAGACTGTCAGACCAAGCAGCATTCCTTTATCTGGGAGAGCTGGTCGAGTTTGCAGAAACCTCTCGATTGGCCGAGGCTCCAGAGGACCCGAGGACTGAAGCCTTTCTGACAGGCAGAATCGGTTAG
- a CDS encoding GTP-binding protein: MFETDADFVSKVVLLGDSEVGKTSLVQRYVYNSLSTDIGRTIGAILHVKRVERRGMRHKLIIWDLGGTESLAALREQYCANAAGAFMVFDTTRPETLAGVDRWLNALRAAAGNVPCVFVENKIDLESKLDPHEVMRLAEKHAVRLIQTSAKENRNVDLAFTGLVDAIQEYMASRR; encoded by the coding sequence GTGTTCGAGACCGATGCCGACTTCGTATCCAAAGTCGTACTTCTCGGGGACTCTGAGGTGGGCAAGACCTCTCTGGTCCAGAGGTACGTCTACAACAGCCTGAGCACAGATATCGGTCGTACAATTGGAGCCATCCTGCACGTAAAGCGGGTCGAGCGGCGGGGTATGCGGCACAAGCTGATCATCTGGGACTTGGGTGGAACTGAGTCCCTTGCGGCTCTCAGAGAGCAATACTGTGCAAACGCTGCCGGGGCTTTCATGGTCTTCGACACGACCAGACCGGAAACACTTGCTGGTGTTGACAGATGGCTTAACGCCCTCCGCGCTGCGGCAGGTAATGTGCCCTGTGTGTTTGTTGAGAACAAGATTGACCTCGAGTCAAAGCTCGACCCCCACGAAGTCATGCGCCTTGCAGAGAAACACGCCGTTCGCCTCATCCAGACCTCCGCCAAAGAGAACAGAAATGTTGACCTTGCGTTCACTGGGCTTGTAGATGCCATACAGGAATACATGGCATCTCGGAGATAG